Sequence from the Pseudomonas frederiksbergensis genome:
CCTGGATGAGGCCGCTGCCGGAGACAGTCAGTCCGTTGTTGCCCGACAGATCGGTCAGCCCGGTTGCGCTGGTTCCGCTGTCGCACACGTAAGTATCGTCGCCTGCCGTGGGTGACAACACGCAGGCCGCCATCGTTGATGGGGCGGGAAGCAGGAACGGAGCCGTTACCCACAAGACATTGAACAGCCGATTGAAACGCCGATCGCGCCGAATCAGGTCAGAGATGCACTTCCACAGCCAGCGGCAAGTGATCGCTCAAATGTGTCCAGGGCTTGTTGCCGAGGATCTGCGGGGCATGGCTGGTGGCATTGCGCAGGTAGATTCGGTCCAGGCGCAGCAGCGGGAAGCGGGCAGGGTAGGTCCGGGCAGGACGCCCGTGATGGTGTTCAAAGGCTTCGTGCAGGTACTGGCGACGGGCAAGCGTGACGTTTCCGCGCAATTGCCAGTCGTTGAAGTCTCCCGCGATGATCACCGGCGCGTCTTCGGGAAGCGAGTCGAGCAATTTGCAGAGCAGCTTGAGCTGCAATTGGCGATGGCTCTCCAACAGGCTCAGATGCACGCAGATCCCATGGACTTCGGCATGGCCCGGTACGTCCAGCACGCAATGCAGCAGTCCGCGCCGTTCAGGGCCTGTGATCGACACGTCGAGGTTGCGAAATTGGCGGATCGGGTATTTGGAAAGCAGCGCGTTGCCATGATGTCCGTCGGGGTACACCGCATTCCGGCCGTAGGCGAAGTCGCTCCACATGCTGTCGGCCAGGAACTCATATTGGGAGGTCTGGGGCCAGTTGTCGTAGCGCATGGCATGTCGATCATGTTCACCAAGCACTTCCTGGAGAAAAACCAGGTCGGCACCCGTGGCGCGGACCGCTTCGCGCAGCTCCGGCAAAATGAAACGACGGTTGAGGGCGGTGAAGCCCTTGTGGGTATTGACCGTGAG
This genomic interval carries:
- a CDS encoding endonuclease/exonuclease/phosphatase family protein; the encoded protein is MTRDSHWRAEESVPLDTPAAIHRLRVLTVNTHKGFTALNRRFILPELREAVRATGADLVFLQEVLGEHDRHAMRYDNWPQTSQYEFLADSMWSDFAYGRNAVYPDGHHGNALLSKYPIRQFRNLDVSITGPERRGLLHCVLDVPGHAEVHGICVHLSLLESHRQLQLKLLCKLLDSLPEDAPVIIAGDFNDWQLRGNVTLARRQYLHEAFEHHHGRPARTYPARFPLLRLDRIYLRNATSHAPQILGNKPWTHLSDHLPLAVEVHL